One genomic segment of Myxococcales bacterium includes these proteins:
- a CDS encoding ABC transporter ATP-binding protein, with the protein MSTAIRVEGLGHRFGDVDAIVDVSFTVGRGDVFGFIGPNGAGKTTTIRSIATLHEPDRGHIEVAGVDVRARPEEARRLLGYMPDHAGVYERITAGEYLEFFAAVQRLPPARVAEVVELTGLGATMDRYVSELSKGLKQRMQLARILLHDPEVLILDEPASGLDPRARIELRELILELRRQKKTILLSSHILTELSDVCTHVGILERGRVVAYGAIGEIGRKLDAATREPENGVYRRSGDPNARSAKMRLIGERSRIEAVLASVPGIRDVLVSNLGSVSLRYAGDERILSAAVRALVLADVGVCGVEPEQNELERIFLQVTRGDA; encoded by the coding sequence ATGAGCACGGCGATTCGCGTGGAAGGGCTCGGCCATCGCTTTGGCGACGTCGACGCCATCGTCGACGTGTCGTTTACCGTGGGCCGCGGCGATGTCTTCGGCTTCATCGGGCCCAACGGCGCCGGCAAGACGACGACCATCCGGTCCATCGCCACGCTTCACGAACCCGATCGAGGGCACATCGAGGTGGCCGGTGTCGATGTGCGCGCCCGTCCCGAGGAGGCGCGTCGCCTCCTCGGTTACATGCCTGATCACGCTGGCGTCTACGAGCGCATCACGGCCGGCGAATACTTGGAGTTCTTCGCCGCCGTGCAGCGTTTGCCGCCGGCGCGTGTCGCCGAGGTCGTGGAGCTCACGGGCCTTGGCGCAACCATGGACCGCTACGTCTCGGAGCTCTCCAAGGGTCTCAAGCAACGCATGCAGCTCGCGCGTATTCTCTTGCACGATCCGGAGGTCCTCATCCTCGACGAGCCGGCGAGCGGCCTCGACCCGCGCGCCCGCATCGAGCTGCGCGAGCTCATCCTCGAGCTGCGGCGCCAGAAGAAGACGATCCTCCTGTCGAGCCACATCCTGACGGAGCTCTCCGACGTGTGCACGCACGTGGGGATCCTCGAGCGGGGACGCGTCGTGGCGTACGGCGCCATCGGGGAGATCGGTCGGAAGCTGGACGCTGCGACGCGCGAGCCCGAAAATGGCGTCTATCGCCGGAGCGGAGACCCGAATGCGCGGTCGGCAAAGATGCGGCTCATCGGGGAGCGGTCGCGCATCGAAGCGGTGCTGGCGTCAGTCCCGGGCATCCGTGACGTCCTCGTGTCGAACCTTGGGAGCGTGAGCCTCCGCTATGCCGGTGATGAGCGAATTCTGTCGGCTGCCGTGCGCGCCCTGGTCCTCGCCGACGTCGGCGTGTGCGGCGTTGAACCGGAGCAGAACGAGCTCGAGAGGATCTTTCTTCAAGTGACGCGAGGTGACGCTTGA
- a CDS encoding SurA N-terminal domain-containing protein encodes MEAFRSQSVKSVVYGALIVVCVVVFVFGFGSGMGGRASGKSMSLREECVVVVRGHCVTPRDYNGARRMFLRRMGGDPSQAQSMGINRVVVDGLIERELLISDASRLGLTVTEPELNDQLVAGIVRLSLPSDKESMAYSLRIEQGRFLENFRDPKTKQFDMKTYERAVKLFAGRSPADFRESQSRELLAAKMRDLIRAPVRVSEVEALEGYIAEKSSASLTYVNVSQKFAAKHAVSFTDAEVEKWAAEEANKKLIEAAVTSHKDGSVPKEKQIRHILVKVDPSATIEAKSLALGRLSEAAARIKRGEPFGEVAREMSEDPGSAPKGGAYGDEMLDKFVEPFKVAAKALKPGETTPGAVETQFGFHLIMRDDPSKAAEVEAALPKFVARDMFQKSKSLEAAKSLGDKIYAAMKAGKSAEDSVKDTLATIKATPAPFAPLPVMPPPSGAAAGADAGSAAMGDAGAAVASVAPPYAAKVVTLENDPERPTVQSSSSFNRGGDPIPVLTGEAAVNVLSFAFSGKPGELYKELLRGEDGFVAVMLKERKAATKEEFEKERETYMQTLLASKQNEALSLYLRRLRETAKAEVKTNESYLKEPSRDAGAAPLSEEE; translated from the coding sequence ATGGAAGCCTTCCGAAGTCAGAGCGTTAAGTCCGTCGTTTACGGCGCCCTCATCGTCGTGTGCGTCGTCGTCTTCGTTTTCGGGTTCGGCTCGGGCATGGGCGGCCGCGCGTCGGGCAAGAGCATGTCGCTCCGCGAAGAGTGCGTCGTCGTGGTGCGGGGTCACTGCGTGACGCCGCGCGACTACAACGGCGCGCGGCGCATGTTCCTACGCCGCATGGGCGGCGACCCGTCGCAGGCCCAATCGATGGGCATCAACCGCGTCGTCGTCGATGGTCTCATCGAGCGCGAGCTGCTCATCAGCGACGCGAGCCGACTAGGGCTCACGGTCACCGAACCGGAGCTCAACGATCAGCTCGTCGCGGGCATCGTTCGCTTGAGCCTGCCGAGCGACAAGGAGTCGATGGCCTATTCGCTCCGCATCGAACAGGGCCGCTTCCTCGAGAACTTCCGCGACCCGAAGACCAAGCAGTTCGACATGAAGACGTACGAGCGCGCGGTGAAGCTCTTCGCCGGCCGTTCCCCCGCCGACTTCCGCGAGAGTCAGTCGCGGGAGCTCTTGGCGGCGAAGATGCGCGACCTCATCCGAGCACCGGTGCGCGTAAGCGAGGTCGAAGCCCTCGAGGGCTACATCGCCGAGAAGAGCTCCGCGAGCCTCACCTACGTGAACGTCTCCCAGAAGTTCGCCGCGAAACACGCGGTGTCCTTCACCGACGCGGAGGTGGAGAAGTGGGCCGCCGAAGAGGCGAACAAGAAGCTCATCGAAGCGGCCGTGACCTCCCACAAAGACGGCTCCGTCCCCAAGGAGAAGCAGATTCGCCACATTCTTGTGAAGGTCGATCCGAGCGCAACCATCGAGGCCAAGTCGTTGGCGCTCGGGCGCCTCTCGGAAGCGGCGGCACGCATCAAGCGCGGCGAGCCCTTCGGTGAAGTCGCCCGCGAGATGTCGGAAGATCCCGGCAGCGCCCCCAAGGGCGGCGCCTACGGTGACGAGATGCTCGACAAGTTCGTCGAGCCGTTCAAGGTCGCGGCCAAGGCGCTCAAGCCCGGCGAAACAACGCCCGGCGCCGTCGAGACCCAGTTCGGCTTCCACCTCATCATGCGCGATGATCCGTCGAAGGCCGCCGAGGTCGAAGCGGCCCTACCAAAGTTCGTCGCCCGTGACATGTTCCAGAAGTCGAAGTCGCTCGAAGCCGCCAAGAGCCTGGGCGATAAAATCTACGCCGCCATGAAGGCCGGCAAGAGCGCCGAAGACTCCGTGAAGGACACCCTCGCGACCATCAAGGCGACGCCAGCTCCCTTTGCACCGCTGCCGGTCATGCCACCGCCGTCAGGGGCGGCCGCTGGCGCCGACGCGGGCTCGGCGGCCATGGGCGATGCCGGCGCCGCTGTCGCTTCCGTGGCACCGCCGTACGCGGCGAAGGTCGTCACCCTCGAGAACGATCCCGAGCGCCCCACGGTGCAGTCGTCGAGCTCCTTCAACCGCGGTGGCGATCCGATCCCGGTGTTGACCGGTGAAGCGGCCGTCAACGTCTTGTCGTTTGCCTTCAGCGGCAAGCCCGGCGAGCTCTACAAGGAGCTGCTCCGCGGCGAGGACGGCTTCGTGGCCGTCATGTTGAAGGAGCGCAAGGCTGCCACCAAGGAAGAGTTCGAAAAGGAGCGCGAGACGTACATGCAGACGCTCTTGGCGTCGAAGCAGAACGAAGCCCTCTCGCTCTACCTGCGCCGCCTCCGCGAGACTGCGAAGGCCGAGGTCAAGACCAACGAGTCGTACCTGAAGGAGCCGTCGCGCGACGCCGGCGCCGCCCCGCTCTCGGAAGAGGAGTGA
- a CDS encoding serine/threonine protein kinase produces MSLGRGGMGTVEVALEARPDGEDRIVALKRLLPEAKAHHAEMFLREARLAALLQHPNVVHAFDFGELDGELFMAMEYVEGEPLSRVLTVAREKGVALAPPLVAGVLARVAEGLHAAHELKSTDGAPLRVVHRDVSPHNIMVSYDGQVKVVDFGVAKIDDQRGFTRTGEVKGKAAYMSPEQAMGDPLDRRSDLYSLGAVLFECLAGRRMWEGTDMEVMRKLALAEPPPLEAHSPNAPAPLIELYGKLVARSAEDRPPSGLAAAEVLGAVAGDDVGAALTALMATLFDDAGAARRAELERVAANAGAAHAVPSKSLPPGAATPSRATAGPADRPSEARKPARVWLWAAAGTVVLAGAGAWRVRQSSADVATPTSNITGRSPDGTEERHVDGSARTLVTPTPTSTSTSTSTSTPTSTPTSTSTSTSTSTSTSTSTSTSTSNMTGRSPEGTASARTLVTPTSPAPARSGGAALRSPGAVRSGAKAVTPAPSGPSPATPTPTPTPKALDVDPHAI; encoded by the coding sequence ATGTCACTGGGGCGCGGCGGCATGGGCACCGTGGAGGTGGCCCTCGAGGCGCGTCCCGATGGCGAAGACCGCATCGTGGCGCTCAAGCGCCTCCTTCCGGAGGCCAAGGCGCACCACGCCGAGATGTTCTTGCGAGAGGCTCGTCTGGCGGCGCTCCTCCAACACCCCAACGTCGTGCACGCCTTCGACTTCGGCGAGCTCGACGGCGAGCTCTTCATGGCGATGGAATACGTCGAGGGCGAGCCGCTCTCGCGCGTGCTCACGGTCGCTCGCGAGAAGGGCGTCGCGCTTGCGCCGCCCCTCGTCGCTGGCGTGCTTGCACGCGTCGCCGAGGGGCTGCACGCGGCGCACGAACTCAAGAGCACCGACGGCGCACCGCTGCGGGTCGTGCACCGCGACGTGTCGCCGCACAACATCATGGTGTCCTACGACGGCCAGGTGAAGGTCGTCGACTTCGGCGTCGCCAAGATCGACGATCAGCGCGGCTTTACACGCACCGGTGAGGTGAAGGGCAAGGCCGCGTACATGTCACCGGAGCAGGCGATGGGCGATCCGCTCGACCGGCGGAGCGATCTCTACAGCCTCGGCGCCGTGCTCTTCGAGTGCCTCGCCGGCCGGCGCATGTGGGAAGGCACGGACATGGAGGTCATGCGCAAGCTCGCCCTCGCAGAGCCGCCGCCACTCGAGGCTCACTCTCCCAACGCGCCGGCGCCGCTCATCGAGCTCTACGGAAAGCTCGTAGCGCGCTCCGCCGAGGATCGTCCTCCGTCGGGCCTCGCCGCCGCGGAAGTGCTGGGAGCGGTCGCAGGTGATGACGTGGGCGCAGCCCTGACCGCGCTCATGGCGACGCTCTTCGACGACGCGGGCGCCGCGAGGCGTGCAGAGCTCGAGCGCGTCGCCGCCAACGCCGGGGCAGCGCATGCCGTGCCCTCGAAGAGCTTGCCGCCGGGCGCCGCGACACCGAGCCGCGCTACCGCGGGACCCGCGGATAGGCCTTCGGAAGCGCGCAAGCCTGCGAGGGTATGGCTGTGGGCGGCCGCGGGGACAGTGGTGTTGGCGGGCGCAGGTGCATGGCGCGTACGCCAGTCGAGCGCCGACGTCGCGACACCGACCTCGAACATTACTGGACGGAGTCCCGACGGGACGGAGGAAAGGCATGTCGACGGGTCCGCTAGGACCCTAGTCACCCCGACCCCGACCTCGACCTCGACCTCGACCTCGACCTCGACCCCGACCTCGACCCCGACCTCGACCTCGACCTCGACCTCGACCTCGACCTCGACCTCGACCTCGACCTCGACCTCGACCTCGAACATGACTGGACGGAGTCCCGAAGGGACGGCGTCCGCTCGGACCCTAGTCACCCCGACCTCCCCTGCACCCGCTCGGAGCGGCGGCGCTGCGCTGCGTTCACCGGGGGCGGTGCGGTCGGGAGCCAAGGCCGTCACGCCAGCGCCGTCCGGGCCGTCGCCCGCTACGCCAACGCCAACGCCAACGCCAAAGGCGCTCGACGTGGATCCGCATGCGATCTAG
- a CDS encoding PilZ domain-containing protein, translated as MSERIAVKRTDESVLSGWALNISRGGLRAILETHLDLGEEIEVTVGEEDTEKSKLTRRGRIVWIQEESDGVVVGVEFMGTSGTHRSAPPAPPPRTE; from the coding sequence GTGAGCGAGCGCATCGCGGTCAAGCGCACCGACGAATCGGTCTTGTCCGGCTGGGCGCTCAACATCAGCCGCGGCGGTTTGCGGGCCATTCTCGAGACCCACCTCGATCTCGGGGAAGAGATCGAGGTCACCGTCGGCGAGGAAGACACCGAAAAGTCGAAGCTCACGCGCCGCGGTCGCATCGTCTGGATTCAAGAGGAGTCCGACGGCGTGGTGGTCGGCGTCGAGTTCATGGGGACGTCAGGGACCCACCGGTCGGCGCCTCCGGCACCTCCACCCCGAACCGAATAG
- a CDS encoding sigma 54-interacting transcriptional regulator: MSEQGATRARVLHWFVRGGVVKAPGREPLVVDVDPVLVGRDEGAQIVFSDPEVSAFHCELRAVAEGIAVRDLGSTNGTFVGSLRVRDVVVTEPTELVVGGTRLSLEPTAKRRVDVGFSDRFGGLVGQSPKMRRVFSVLEKVAATPLSILILGETGTGKEVVAKSVHEASPRRDGPFVVVDCGAIPQALAESILFGHEKGAFTGAHERRKGALGDAHGGTLFLDELGELPLELQPKLLRALAERQVKRVGSSTVEPIDVRVLAATRRDLGTEMNEGRFRSDLFFRIAQVKVELPALRERVADVPFLVEEICKRVGYPQHTSAVTEWIEQRMAGYDWPGNVRELVNVASVAATLADTPGAIDDVLTLAREHTSDGEPRGEGMSGGGPAPTGTFTDAKRTAIASFERDYFSGLVKRSSGNVSEMARQAGMERHHVRAYLRKYKLEKA, from the coding sequence ATGAGCGAGCAAGGGGCCACGCGGGCAAGGGTTCTCCACTGGTTCGTTCGAGGAGGGGTCGTCAAAGCGCCCGGCCGCGAGCCGCTCGTCGTCGACGTCGATCCGGTGCTCGTCGGCCGCGACGAGGGCGCTCAGATCGTCTTTTCTGACCCGGAGGTCAGCGCGTTTCACTGCGAGCTTCGCGCCGTGGCCGAAGGCATCGCCGTTCGGGATCTCGGCAGCACCAACGGCACGTTCGTGGGCTCGCTCCGCGTTCGCGACGTGGTCGTCACTGAACCCACGGAGCTTGTGGTCGGTGGCACTCGGCTCTCCCTCGAACCCACGGCCAAACGTCGCGTCGACGTCGGCTTCTCTGACCGCTTTGGCGGCCTCGTAGGCCAGAGCCCGAAGATGCGCCGCGTCTTCTCGGTGCTCGAGAAGGTCGCGGCGACGCCGCTCAGCATCTTGATCCTGGGCGAGACGGGCACCGGCAAGGAGGTCGTGGCCAAGTCGGTGCACGAGGCGAGTCCCCGTCGCGACGGCCCCTTCGTGGTGGTGGACTGCGGGGCTATTCCGCAAGCGCTCGCCGAGAGCATCCTCTTCGGCCACGAGAAGGGCGCCTTCACGGGCGCGCACGAGCGGCGCAAAGGAGCCCTGGGCGATGCGCACGGCGGCACGCTCTTCTTGGACGAGCTGGGGGAGCTGCCGCTCGAGCTCCAACCCAAGCTCCTCCGTGCGCTCGCGGAGCGACAAGTCAAACGCGTGGGCAGCTCGACCGTTGAACCGATCGACGTTCGCGTGCTCGCGGCGACGCGTCGCGACCTCGGCACGGAGATGAACGAAGGACGGTTCCGCTCCGACTTGTTCTTCCGCATCGCTCAAGTGAAAGTCGAGCTTCCGGCCCTGCGGGAGCGGGTCGCCGACGTTCCCTTCCTCGTGGAAGAGATCTGCAAGCGCGTCGGCTATCCGCAACACACCTCCGCCGTCACCGAGTGGATCGAGCAGCGTATGGCGGGCTACGACTGGCCCGGCAACGTGCGCGAGCTCGTCAACGTCGCATCGGTCGCTGCCACGTTGGCCGACACGCCCGGTGCCATCGACGACGTCTTGACGCTGGCTCGCGAACACACTTCCGACGGTGAGCCCCGCGGAGAAGGCATGAGCGGCGGCGGCCCTGCGCCCACGGGTACCTTCACGGACGCGAAGCGGACCGCCATCGCCTCCTTCGAGCGAGACTACTTCAGCGGCCTGGTGAAACGTTCCAGCGGCAACGTGAGCGAGATGGCGCGGCAGGCCGGCATGGAGCGTCACCACGTGCGCGCGTACCTGCGAAAGTACAAGCTCGAGAAGGCCTAG
- a CDS encoding C-type lectin domain-containing protein, which yields MFLALALSVAGVALVCTASCLPDLQIDAAQPPRPPGEDRCGDGRIAAEGDAGEQCDPGDAGVAPGCTAQCALDCADGVLDPATNHCYFREKDATFKQAGAACASRGAHIVTFRDGAERQLASSLVSALSWVGLTQEVASGGYAAAAAGEPGFAAECPGCFAPGDGGPFPRSPSAPGNCVADDGRAPSYLLVDCASPLAVVCEREPPGAFGDQCSGGYCVAVPETRGKKRYLYVPVPAAAEEAKGGCEALGGSLVLFDSASEREAVLAELQRLALLRSARLIADEAWVGLAAPGDGGGFLWDDGRAESTRPPLWGVSEPRRAEGRAVVLIVPPTAVTDISVQLARVVDERERRPYLCQY from the coding sequence GTGTTTCTGGCCCTGGCGCTGTCCGTCGCCGGTGTCGCACTCGTGTGCACGGCCTCCTGCTTGCCCGATCTCCAGATCGACGCGGCCCAGCCACCTCGTCCGCCAGGGGAGGATCGGTGCGGTGACGGCCGCATCGCAGCGGAGGGCGACGCCGGGGAGCAGTGCGACCCTGGCGACGCTGGCGTGGCCCCGGGATGCACCGCGCAGTGCGCTCTCGACTGCGCCGACGGGGTTTTGGATCCCGCCACGAACCATTGCTACTTTCGCGAGAAGGACGCCACCTTCAAGCAAGCGGGCGCCGCCTGCGCGTCGCGCGGCGCCCACATCGTTACGTTTCGCGATGGCGCCGAACGTCAGCTTGCGTCGTCGCTGGTCTCGGCGCTCAGTTGGGTTGGCCTCACCCAGGAGGTGGCGTCGGGCGGCTACGCCGCTGCCGCGGCAGGGGAGCCTGGTTTCGCCGCCGAGTGCCCCGGCTGTTTCGCCCCGGGCGACGGTGGCCCGTTCCCAAGAAGCCCAAGCGCGCCGGGCAACTGTGTCGCCGACGACGGGCGCGCTCCGAGCTACCTCCTCGTCGACTGCGCCTCGCCGCTCGCGGTCGTATGCGAGCGAGAGCCGCCCGGCGCCTTCGGCGATCAATGCAGCGGCGGTTATTGCGTGGCGGTCCCTGAGACGCGCGGCAAGAAGCGGTATCTCTATGTGCCCGTCCCGGCCGCCGCCGAGGAGGCCAAGGGTGGTTGCGAAGCCCTAGGCGGAAGCCTCGTTCTCTTCGACAGCGCGAGCGAGCGCGAGGCCGTCCTCGCCGAGCTCCAGCGGCTCGCCCTTCTGCGCAGCGCTCGACTGATCGCCGACGAAGCTTGGGTCGGCCTCGCCGCGCCCGGCGACGGTGGCGGCTTCCTTTGGGATGACGGTCGGGCCGAGTCGACGCGGCCGCCGCTTTGGGGGGTCTCCGAGCCTCGCCGCGCCGAGGGGCGCGCCGTCGTGTTGATTGTTCCACCGACCGCCGTTACCGACATCAGTGTGCAGCTTGCACGCGTCGTCGATGAGCGCGAGCGCCGCCCCTACCTGTGCCAGTACTGA